From the genome of Biomphalaria glabrata chromosome 1, xgBioGlab47.1, whole genome shotgun sequence, one region includes:
- the LOC106061608 gene encoding cytochrome P450 3A29-like, with protein sequence MNFLDLIHLDFLDLDDYPNVQLQLGIFTFVIFTVLIYKYFKHPFKLWQRLGIHGPEPKLIFGNVHEIYSPKGARAAYSKWQSQYGRRYGIYFFRMPALVITDPEWIKHIFVKDFNNFRDRMSFDDNVLINKEVLYGLFFATGDVWKRIRGIMTPSFSVSKIKSMVAIVNRSAARLGEHVLKLAEEGTPWEAKLYCGAFALDVVTGTGFSIDVDSVKNLNEPFTRHGRSLFIYKWGVQLLAILVHSFPILMCHFYRLFGIAFFKSDDMKFFDRNIKQMIDQRKEDKEKRNDILQNLMEAESDVVLQGGSGKLTSEELVAQGIMLFIAGYETASSTLQFLLYELATHKEVMEKIIAEIDDVIGDQEPTYDLCQNLNYIEATINETLRMYPPLSVIHRECSKPTRLFDLDLPAKTAIIVPVYNLQRDPDYWKNPDEFNPDRFLAGSTSFEAYNPFTFMPFGHGPRLCIGMKLGMMKMKLAVVHIFKRIIITKATPEILHINDFSSILQPSVPITIHCAPREHQKLVK encoded by the coding sequence GTATTTCAAGCATCCATTCAAATTATGGCAACGACTAGGTATTCATGGTCCTGAACCTAAACTGATATTTGGTAATGTCCATGAGATATATAGCCCAAAGGGAGCCAGAGCTGCTTATTCTAAATGGCAGTCTCAATATGGTCGCAGATACGGCATATACTTTTTTCGAATGCCTGCTCTAGTCATTACAGATCCAGAGTGGATAAAACACATCTTTGTGaaagattttaataactttAGAGATCGAATGTCCTTCGATGATAATGTCCTGATAAATAAAGAAGTCTTATATGGTCTTTTTTTTGCTACAGGGGATGTTTGGAAACGAATACGAGGCATCATGACTCCATCATTTAGCGTCAGCAAGATAAAGTCAATGGTTGCTATTGTGAACAGAAGCGCTGCAAGGCTGGGTGAGCATGTCTTGAAGTTGGCTGAAGAAGGAACACCCTGGGAAGCCAAACTGTACTGTGGTGCCTTCGCATTAGACGTAGTGACTGGGACAGGCTTCAGTATTGATGTGGACTCTGTCAAGAATTTAAAtgaaccttttaccagacatgGGCGAagcttatttatttacaaatgggGTGTACAATTGTTAGCTATATTGGTCCATTCTTTTCCTATCCTTATGTGTCACTTTTATAGATTATTTGGTATTGCTTTCTTCAAAAGTGATGATATGAAATTTTTCGACCGAAACATCAAACAAATGATTGACCAAAGGAAAGAAgataaagaaaagagaaatgacATTCTTCAAAATCTAATGGAAGCAGAAAGTGATGTAGTTCTTCAGGGAGGGTCTGGCAAATTGACGTCAGAGGAGCTTGTGGCACAGGGCATAATGCTTTTTATTGCTGGCTATGAGACTGCATCAAGCACCTTACAGTTTTTACTGTATGAATTAGCAACTCACAAAGAAGTCATGGAGAAAATTATTGCAGAAATTGATGATGTCATTGGTGATCAGGAACCAACTTATGACTTGTGTCAAAACTTAAATTACATAGAAGCGACCATAAATGAAACTTTGAGGATGTACCCGCCGTTGTCTGTCATACACAGAGAATGCAGTAAACCAACCAGATTGTTTGATTTAGACTTACCCGCTAAAACGGCTATAATTGTTCCAGTGTATAATCTGCAACGTGACCCAGATTATTGGAAGAACCCTGATGAATTTAACCCTGATCGCTTCTTAGCAGGATCCACATCATTCGAAGCCTATAACCCTTTTACCTTCATGCCCTTTGGCCATGGACCCAGACTTTGTATTGGCATGAAATTGGGCATGATGAAAATGAAGCTGGCAGtagttcacatttttaaaagaatcATCATTACAAAAGCAACCCCAGAGATCTTGCACATAAATGACTTCAGTTCTATATTGCAACCTTCTGTGCCCATTACCATACACTGTGCTCCACGTGAACATCAAAAACTTgtaaaataa